Genomic DNA from Dermacentor variabilis isolate Ectoservices chromosome 6, ASM5094787v1, whole genome shotgun sequence:
TGAACAACTAACTTTACGTTTTCACTAGGCCACCACTGCTGCACAGCAAGCCGGTAGTGGTAGTCCTTAGTGGGCTATTGTGTTGCGTAGTACGACGAACTCGTTCAGCCCTCAAGATCAAAAGGCAGGTAGGTGAGAGTCAAATAACATGATTCTATTCTAGGAGTGGGGTTGAAAAGACTTGCACCCCAACTTCCACCTAAAGTTCACTAGAAAAATTCTGAACGGTATACTGTCTTTTGCATTCCCCTGTATGTTGCCTTGAACCCAAGTACAGCAGGAAAGCTGAGAGGACTGATGTGATCATAGCGTATGTGGCAGTTTTGATACTCTGTATGTGGCAAAACCAGGCTATTAGCTAGCTTCAAGTGTTATATTTAGTTGCATATTAAGGTAAAAATATTATGTCATGGGATTTTACatttcaaaaccacaatctgataatgaggcatacCCATAGTGGGGAATTCCAGTCTAAATTCGACCACTTAGGTTTCTATAATGAGCCCCAACATGTGAGTGTGGGCTTCCCTAGGAGATGATGAAACTTTGGCTGGCGGACAACATTGTTTTAAAATGTGGCTTCATTGCAGTGCGTGCCACACTGCAGTGAAACCACACCTCGTGCCATGAAACGACACCTCGAGGTAAAATTTACATTTAATCCATACGCAGATTTTGCTGTAGAATTAAAACATTTTTTGTTCTGGTgttatgcacaaaaaaaaatacctcTCATTGCCAgaattttcatttgtttgttCAAACAAGAACACTTAGGAGATGCTTAACAGAGTATACTTGCACATAAGGTCAGAGAATCTAAAATTGTTTTCACACCACTTGCTGCTTACAGGTGAAAACTGTAGGTTAGctacaaaaaaacaacaacaagtgTCTAGTGTGAAAAAGGGCCtttatgttcatgtttgctcacTGTACATCCTTTGACTTGGAAGGCAAGACATGTCGCGTCTTTGAGGCAGTCTGTAAAATGGTTGGTAGTGCAGAAATGACATTTGTGATTTGTAAACATGAATAAATGCAGCCTCGCAAGTTTCTTGGAGTGTTCAGCATCGTGGAAGCTCGGTGATCGGAGTATAGTTCTTTTCTAAATGAGAGATGGTGACACACTGACATGTTTCTGTCAGGCAACACACAATGTCAGCATCCGAATTTTTATTGCTTCAGCTTCCAACTTCTGATTTAGGAACTCTTAAAAGATATATTGCGGAACTGTGACAACTAGAGGGAAGCAGTTCATTTATTGTGCCTAGGTCGAGACTACAATGTTTACTGTTAATTTCGAGAAAAAACTTCCTTAGAAGGGACCACCCCATGGTGACTGCTGTTCGCTTGCCCTGCGTGCTTCGGCTAGCCTCTGTGCAATCATGTCTTCAAAGGCAGAACTCTGCAGGTGCCTTGGTTGTGGGGCTTGGTCAGTCTCTTGCAAATTGCTGGTGTCTGCGCTGGCTCCAAACTGCAACTGCCCCCTTGTGAAGTTGGAGTACTTTGTCCTCTTGGGACCAGTGGTCGAGCGGTACGCAGATGGAGGGGCAAACTCCGTCGGTCTTTCTTGCCTCTGAAGCTCCACCCAATCCTCTTGAGATACTAGAAGTGAAGAATATAAGATGTAGACTAAGAGTATCCAAGCTTATTAAGGGAAATAGCTGATATGTAGTGCTGTCATCAGCATATTTTCTGTTTGTGAAACCTCTGCGCTGCCAGCCTTGGTAGTGGTGCCaaacaatgttttcttttattataattattgctaTTATATTGTTAGCAATCTATGTGTACTATTCTCATAAAATAGAATGCATGAACTTATGACTAACTAATGCACATGCTTTCGCTTCCACCGTCTTCAGCTTGTGTGACATTGGTGTAATTTTTGCTCTTACACTCCGATCGGAGTCAGTATTGCCTTTAGTAACCACATTCGTAGTGACATGACATGAAACTCTTGAGTAATTGCACATTAGGAGTGTTCTAACTTAAAGTTCCACTGTCACATTTCGTTCCATGAGTATAGTATACACACATTGTTGCGCACACAAATTGCACTAAGCCGACTGGACTCCAGAACATTTTCAGATATGAAAATTATTGGACCATGGCCACATTCTTCGCTGGCGCAGAAAGCTATTCATGCACTACTGCAGTTCTTGAAGAAGACTGGCCTCAGTGGCTGATTACAGTCCAGCTGTGCATCCTATTGAGTGCTCACAAgtgctcctttttctttttttatctttctagTCTTCCTTTCCCTtgcccccagtgcagggtagtaaaTGACACacttgtctggttgacctcccttcctttcctctccttgctttctttttctcttgcccTTTCTCTCCATGAATGATTTTACCTTTGAAATATGAATGGATGCATCAAGAAAAGCTCACAAGAACATGTTTCTGATGCTAAAAGTAAACAAACACCACCAATACCACTCACTGAAAATCATGCAGAATACAAAATTTTGAGAATCAGCAGAACACCTGTTGGTGTGTTGAAAGCTCAGAAACCACATTGTGAAACCTGAGTCATATCCACTAACCAACAGCTGTTTGCTTTGTTTGCTTTGGTGCTATTTAGAGGCtgttaataagaaaaaaaaaacaatttactaACCCTGTAGTGTTGTCAAGATTGCTTCAATGGCATACATTATACTCACTGATTGGACAGTGACATTTAGTTGCAGTTGACCCAAGAATGTAGAGGACAAAGGCATATGTCACTGCCCTTGCTAGAATTTCATATAACCTAGTACAAACTCACATTTCTTCTTTCGGAAGTGTGGGTCGTTGACCATGTCTGCCAAGTTCTTGCCTTCATCCCACGGCCGCATTTCGGGAACTTCCAGAGTGTTGGAATTGCCAGTAATTTTCAAACGATCTGAGGCATTGGTGCTGGTGTCAACTGTTTCAGTTTCATCTTCCGATGAATCTGTTGGGTGAGAAATTTATTTGAGTCAGAGTgagcaaaaaaaattatgtgcaGCTCATGGTACAAATAGTAAACCTCGATAAACAAGCTTCATGACAATGAAATTCTTGATATGACAAAGAACAACATGTATTTTGtccttcaatataacgaagtgggTTTATATGCCATTTCAATATAACAGAATTTCACTGGCATCACGAAAGAATACTGAGGCAATAAATAGAAAtgaggtgttgcgtgaggggagagggcatcaccgcaATGGCAAATCACCCTTGATTTCAGAAGCCTGTGCCATCCACATGTTCCCCATCCGTGCAAGCTCTTGCCTGCATTCTAACTGCTccttggtaaggccaaatcaaaacgcaccaagcgtcttaACACGCTCGCTTGCCTGCAAGGAATTCAAACTCGAAGGATTGCTCAGTGGAGTTCAAATGGACATTATAGCTTTTGCATTCAccactcataagaagtgcttaggtatccttgggtttttttctcattcaaatttgtttTTTCTGACTGCGTGATGACTTGGAAGATTTTACAGCCTCTTCTGCATGAGAAAACTTCGTCAGTGACTGCATAAAAGgtataacgaaatttcaataTAGTGAAGTGAAATACCGATCTTGcagacttcattatattgagatttAAATGTATTTCTATATCATCACTAGAAAAGGAGTATTAATGGTCACCCAGACACAGTGCAGCATGAGCAAGCTGCATGAAATTGGTAGGGAAGACTCCTTCTATGAAGTCTACAAGATATTATATTTCTATGTAACTGCAACTTCTGATTTCATCAGATGAAAGTCTTGTGATACTGAGCTTTCCTATACAGTGTTAGCAAAGGCACTGGGAACTACGAATGTTGTGCAACAGTCTGAAACTCCACTGCTGCAGACATGTGCAGGGTGTGCCGTTATGACAGGTGCTGCCTGTGCTTGTCCATGGCAgacctcactcactcactagcaCTTGCTAAGCATTAGCGAGTGATAAATGCTAGCAGTTGCTGAGTACATTACTAAGAGTGATGCAATTCTCTATAAGCATTTTCAAGCTGCTGCTTCTACTGGAGTTTCAGCTGTTGGGGAATGTCCCATTTGTATTTTACTGTAGAGTACAAAAAAACAAGCACGAAGGTTCCAAATGGAAACTAGGAATTCTCTTTTAGACTGGCTCCCACTATGCTTGTGGACTGCTGCATCACATCCACGTGCCTCAGTTTGCCACATCTCAGTGCTTCAGTGTGCCACATCTGTTCATCAAATAAAATATTGTAAGTGCTATATTAACATACTTCATCATTTTCGCATGTGCATCACCATATCATAGTACATTTCATAATGCCAATGCATATCTATTGATTTTGTTGTGCTTAGGTGCGGAATATAGAATATGCCAGGAGTTTTGGGCACATGTAAGCCGCAAAAAGAATTTTCCAATGGTGATTAGGTTACCTTATATTGGTGTCACATGATGCATACTTGATTGCGATCGAGGCCAATCGGAATTGATCACAATCAAAAGTGCACTGTGTGATACTCATATTATATGGCAATTATGCGATTACTTTTGGGGCAAATCAAGAGTTCTAGCTGTATAGTTTCCAAGTGCGTTTGTTATTTTCATTTATGCATGTAAGGCCATACCTTTATCTTCTTCCTCTTGCTTGTTGTCTGGAATGTTCTTTTTCTGACGAATCCTAGCCAGGCGTGCTTCAAGGATGGCCCTCCTTTTCTCTTTCATCCTTTTCGAGATCTCCTTCTGTTTTTCTGTCTGAAAAACAACAAATCCTTTGGCAGTAAGAAAAGGAGAGACTTGCAGATAATGGGTGTGATTTCAAGAGAAGATGGCCACAGGTAGTTGCACTGCAATGTCGTCACTCAGCAACAATGAAAAGTGTATAATGTTTTGGGCTGGCTTTTGCAATGAACTGGACTATACTACCAAGTTAATAAAATGACTCAGCCTTACACACCATGACAATAACTAAGGTATGTCGTTAATAAAGGAAAATTGACACATCTACCAAATCAtggcagttgctacaaaggaaacccatgcgggttcctcgaaagaaaagcctcgcagttgaaggacAATTTATCCTGGTCCAGGAACAGGACACATTTTCCTTCAACTGTCTCAGCCTTACACACCATGAAAATAACTAAGGTATGTAGTTAATAAAGGAAGATTGACAAATCCACCCAATCATGGCAGTTGCTACGATTTGGTGgttgtctcatttttcctttattaattacttctctccaccttgtgggtttctgcagaactattacgtctaaGGTATGTGGTCTTCATTTATCTCATATAATGTGTATAAAGGCTAGCAAGTTCATTCAAGATCAGTAGCTGCTGCATTGAACAAAGCTGTTTTCTATGAACACAAGAGAAAAAAGGAGGAATAAGCAAAGTTAGAACACTAAGGAATAggggtagaaaaagaaaaactgtgtTGCCTAAACTCACTTGCTCTCTGAGCTTGTTCAGCATGTCCAATTGTTTTTCACGCTCCGCAGAATCACCAGAAAGGTCATAGAAGCCAACACCATGCTCTCTGGCCTCTGGATGGAAAAAGGCATAACTGCATGAAAACATTCACTGACTTGCACACATTTTGCACAGACTATATCAGCAAAGAAACTAGGCCTAGTATCTTGAAGCTTATTCAAGCTGCCAGGACACTTGTGGTGTTTTAAATTTACATGTGGCACATAGCATCTGTGCCTTATTTAGCAATGTGAACTTTTGGGTGACTTAGTGTTGATCCATTTGTGGTTTTCTAGTGCCAGACAAAGAGAACATTGTGAAATGCATTCGTATTCCTGTCCCCAGTCAAGCTCTTTTCTGCATTAGAAATTCACGAATAGATTTTACTAAAACATTCAACCTTTATGTAAATGCCATAAGCATTGAGGAGGCCATTAACTGCCTGCTAATCACAGAGCAAGAACAAGTTTATTTATCCACCATGCACAACGGGTGACTGACATTCACAAGAGTTTTAAAATTGTTTAGTATCTGCTCAGAGACTATGATGCACTTCAGGGAAACATTAAGGAATTATACAGCACAAATTCCCAAAACAATGTCACAGTCTCCAAGATTCTACAACATGTGGAACACAAACCTTGGAAGCGCACATCGCCATAGTGCAACGACTCCTTATACGCATTCTCAGCCTCTTGTTCCTGCCACTGCTGCCTGAGCTGCTCGCGTGTGCGCTCATGTGCCAGGAACTGTGCTGTACGTTCAGGAATGTCTGCTTCAACAACACTGAAATAACACAGAAGCATAATGTTGGTAGCCCTCATCTAACATGGCAGAGACATACTcagacaaacaaacaagagaCAAAACTATCCATTGCGTGGGGAGTAGTTCTATAACAAGTTAACTTTTCGAATGTATAAAAACATCTGCCAAGAAATTGTGACAATATAATGCGACTGCTATAGTTTATAGGTGTGTGAATATAAGTAATTTTCAGTACAGATCAGATACCTTGGATTTGAGTTGATATAGTACAGCCCTTTCAGTCACAGCATCTAAGCATGAAAACCCAACCTACTTTTCAATGTAGTGACAAATGATGACAAGGAAGAAAGCTTTAACATGGTGTTGAACGTAAATGTAACCTTCTGTTAATAAAAAGCAATGTCATAAGTCACATTATTATGAACACTAATCCAAAACAATTGTATTTTAAGAGACACACTAGCACTTGCACATCTGAAGTGAAGTTTGATGTGTTCCATAATTTTACCACAGTTAGTGCTCTTTCTTGCATCATAAGTCATTAAATTCGATTATAACCAGTGCAAATATTGTAACGAATATTTAATTTCTTTTCATAGCCTGACATGAAGCAAGTATTTATGCTACAGATTCAATTTTGTTTCTGAAACATATGAATGATGTTTTTAGTAAACTATATAAATTTACATGCCTTAATAACAATCGGTCAAATTACACAACGCTGTGAAACATGCCCGATGAGTAATTTGCTTCCCAGCCACATTAATCATTCTTTTAGAAGGTTTATTGGCATTGTATTTTAGGTCCACTGTAGGACAAAGGCTTCTCAGAGAAATTTTTAGTTTCCCATGTCCTGGTCTCGCTGCTCCATTTAATCCTTTGCCATATCTAATAGACCACCAGTTTTTATGTTCTGTGCATGATATGACCTACCTAAGTCTAGTTCATTCCATTAATCTTAAGTAGTACCACCAACTTTCTGTCTCTTGACATTATCTCTATCATCCTTCACTTTACTGTAGAAATAACAAACTTGAAACACTGTTTCAAGTTTGGTATTCTTCAGGTTCCAGGCCCTCCACAGGTCAGTACTAGTGAAATGTATAGaatgtagtttttcttttttttcaaggataGTGGCAAGTTGTCATTCACGACTTGGAAGTGGCTAGCAAATGTGTCTCAACCCATTTTTAAAATCTACAGATTTACTATTCTTCATCTGCTTTGTCAACATTGCCACTGCCAAATTCTGAGATGTTTTTAGATAATATTTAAATAGACACCAGCAAAAAACAGATAAAGATGAGAGCTCATCCCTATCCATATTTTGCTAGTGTTTCTTGCAGTATGTTGCACTAACACATCCTAGTTAGAATGCAAGACCAATTAAACCAAATGACAAATTCTCATTCATTGTTAAGTGATATGAGCACCAGTATACAACACAATGCCTCCTGGAGTTTTAAAGCGAACACAGCCACCTGTGTGCACTGAACGTTATGGTTCACTTACCCAGCTTTTCCTGTAAGTTCCTTATCACTGTCAATGAGTGCGGGCAGGTCTTTTCGCATACACCTCCGGGATCTCCCGAGAGCATCGGTATAGTCCACCCTAAATGGCAATACAGAATGCAACACAAAACTAACTGTTCAATCTCATCTGAGTTTAATCTCGTCATTACAAACACTGATGTAGTAGTGAACTACTAATCACATTCAAGAAAGCAAATCTAAATTTCTGTTGAGCAAAAGTTTAATGACAGTCTGCCTGTAACACAACTGAAAACCAAGACTGAGCACAGTATCCTTTATTGCCAATATCTACTTGCCCACAACTCGATGTGATGCGGCCGAGAGATCAAGCAAAATAGTTACAATCATTTGTTAACCCACTACATAAATAATTTTGAAGAATGTGCGAGAAACGAAGGCACTAACTGCTTTTGAAAACAGTTGGTAGTGGCACTCGTCTTGTCTGTCCTCTGTATACACCTTTCATTTAGCGTCTCTCTTCTAATAGCTATGTTTCATCAAGTAGCCTAGCAGGAGGACTTAAGCAAGGAAAGATGAGGGCACAGTGCCCTCAAGGCTGAAAAGTTTGTTAGTATGTTCAATTCACCTGCACTGCACAGTTCTAAGCTTGTGCAGCACGAGTTCAGAAGTGCAGCCACAACACTAAGGTCTTCCAGAAACAAATGCAAAAGTGCTGATGTGGTGCAGGGCTTTTGCTTTTGCATTCGTATCTTGCACCTTTCGTTGGTACCGTTGTCCAGCTGGGAATGCCTATTTTTGTCAGATTTGCAGCTGCCATGCCATGAGAAAAACTGACATTGGCTCTTTGCCAGCATTCCAACAGCAAAAATGAGCAGTAAAATGGCGCAGTTGCAGTACTGCCACATAAGCTGGAGAGACAGAAAAATTTGGATACCTCAATATTGTGAAGAGGTTGTGGGAAACTACTTTGAAGTTGATTTCAAGTGCCTTTTCCTTCCTGTCTCGGGACACACTCAAGGGCCATGCTAGAGTACTGGCTTTCCTCATGGACATGGGTGTAGTTGGTGCTGATTAACGCTGTTTCTGCCAGTAGAATGGCCATATTATTTTGTAGCTTCATCAGCTGCCACGGCACTAGAGAAATTGTCTGCTGCTTTGTTGCTGCATGGCATTGCTACTGACACTCCCAGTGGTGCAGGAAGTTCAGAAACTTGGCCTGAACTTTCCCTGCACATTCTGAAATGAATGGCACCACGCACATGGTGACACAATAACGCCTCCAAAATGAATGGTAAAGTGCAACCCTGGCTGAACTACTTTAGAAAGTACAGGGGAATTGAATGCACCTTGTCTGTACTTGCTCAGTTTCCTTGTTTTTTGCACATATTTCAGAATGAATCCATTCAAACTTGCCTTGCTTGTAGTCGTTCCACAGCATAATTCTTATGATAATGCAAATTGACTTAGTGTAGTCATGCTTTAAATTGCAGATCGAATTACAAGGATCTAATAAGCCTATAATGGAGCGCAAGCTTTATGACAATGCATTTTTGTACTTCAGTGTTTATAGCATTTCAGCACTTCTTGCATTTGATTACAGATTTATTTGCACCAAGTGCCCTGGCTGTGTTTATGCTGAACTACAGTAAAAATATACACTAAGCACATTTCTTCTGCCAATGCTGCTCTGAATGACTAAACTGTGCTAGTAAGAAATGAAGCACTGAAAGGCAGTCTTATGTGTTCAGTAACTGGTCTAAAACCCTTCCATTTAATCAATATTGCAAACTTTTAAAACAAGACCTTTCATACACTATGTTAATGAGTGTGACCATGTTCTCAGACAACACATTCACACAGTATAATGAAAAAGATTAGAATTAAGTCTGAAGTGATAGCAAGGAAAGGTAGGAAGCTAGCTAAAGAAGGCAGCTGTATTGTGAATGCTGCCTTCTGCAAACTGTCAACGTGACAATAAGAGAAGCTGCATAATTTGATTGGAGTAATTATGGCTCAAAGAAAATACTATATTAAGCTTAGTGATTAACCAGATTAAAACAGATTCATTGTTATAAATTAATCAATTACATAGTTGCTTAAAAGCTGGAAACTTGTGAGGGTTGAGACATCTTAATAAACAACAAGCACTGGCACTCACCATTCTTCTTCTGTTCCTGTAAGGATCTCATCCAGGGCCTCATGGTCTGCACTTGGCGTGTTGTCATCTGCCTCCGACTCATCCTTAGTATAGAGCTCAGCTTCTTCCCTTGTAGGCACAGTGGGCATCTCTTGCCGTTCTCTCTCTTCGACAGCTGCATCCATTGCCTTCCTCTGGAAGTTCACAACGTATAGGCTTGCCTCTTCATCGCCTGGTGGTATAAGGGAACCAAGAAAAAGACAAGGCTGCAAACCCTCCTCAAACCTCTGACAAAAGCTATGCATC
This window encodes:
- the LOC142585785 gene encoding coiled-coil domain-containing protein 174 isoform X2, coding for MEGSGRKGTFGKVSLGASVSSLIDLKAELLRKREALKVQKLKQFQPEDGYVKQKLILGSDSGGATKKEAPKKTSEAEDIPDEDLDLKRSRAALQRKAKLYEKLSSGKVIPGDEEASLYVVNFQRKAMDAAVEERERQEMPTVPTREEAELYTKDESEADDNTPSADHEALDEILTGTEEEWVDYTDALGRSRRCMRKDLPALIDSDKELTGKAGVVEADIPERTAQFLAHERTREQLRQQWQEQEAENAYKESLHYGDVRFQEAREHGVGFYDLSGDSAEREKQLDMLNKLREQTEKQKEISKRMKEKRRAILEARLARIRQKKNIPDNKQEEEDKDSSEDETETVDTSTNASDRLKITGNSNTLEVPEMRPWDEGKNLADMVNDPHFRKKKLSQEDWVELQRQERPTEFAPPSAYRSTTGPKRTKYSNFTRGQLQFGASADTSNLQETDQAPQPRHLQSSAFEDMIAQRLAEARRASEQQSPWGGPF
- the LOC142585785 gene encoding coiled-coil domain-containing protein 174 isoform X1; amino-acid sequence: MGHNPCHHRISRYMTLFDMEGSGRKGTFGKVSLGASVSSLIDLKAELLRKREALKVQKLKQFQPEDGYVKQKLILGSDSGGATKKEAPKKTSEAEDIPDEDLDLKRSRAALQRKAKLYEKLSSGKVIPGDEEASLYVVNFQRKAMDAAVEERERQEMPTVPTREEAELYTKDESEADDNTPSADHEALDEILTGTEEEWVDYTDALGRSRRCMRKDLPALIDSDKELTGKAGVVEADIPERTAQFLAHERTREQLRQQWQEQEAENAYKESLHYGDVRFQEAREHGVGFYDLSGDSAEREKQLDMLNKLREQTEKQKEISKRMKEKRRAILEARLARIRQKKNIPDNKQEEEDKDSSEDETETVDTSTNASDRLKITGNSNTLEVPEMRPWDEGKNLADMVNDPHFRKKKLSQEDWVELQRQERPTEFAPPSAYRSTTGPKRTKYSNFTRGQLQFGASADTSNLQETDQAPQPRHLQSSAFEDMIAQRLAEARRASEQQSPWGGPF